TAAAGCGTGTGCCAAACATGCAAACCGCATGGGCGCAAACGAAATTCAAGCTCGGCATGGAATATGCGAGGCAAGGGAAAACCACCGAAGCTTTGCAGGAGCTCGACGAAGCACTCGCGCTTGACCCGGACAATTTTTTAATTCGCAAACAGCGGTGGTACATTCGTTTTCCGGAAAAATTTGTGCCGGAGATCGATTTCGCGTGGCAACAAGAACAGCTGAAAAAGGAAAAGAAAGCGGAAGCCGAAGGCGTCCGAATCGAATCCGGGGGGATCATTTGCGGACCGGATGGTTGTACGATTCCCGGCATGAACACGAAGGACAAGTAAATGTCTTTTGCGAGGCGTATCGGCGGCAGGCAAACTTTTTTACAAATGAACCGGTTTTTCGTATGATTAAACTAAATCCAACTTAACAAAAATCGATTCATCTTCGGGGCGGGGTGCAATTCCCCACCGGCGGTTAAAGCCCGCGACCCGATGCGCGAGCATCGGTTGGCCCGGTGGAATTCCGGGGCCGACGGTGAAAGTCCGGATGGGAGAAGATGTTGTTTGCATGTGCAAGGACACCCGTGTGCCTTTGTGTCTTTGGACAGAAAACAGTTGTCCAATCAGCCCCTGAAGATTCCATTCTTCAGGGGTTTTCGTGTCTTCATGAACGGGATGAATCGAGAATGAAGGAGAGATCCCCTCATGCAGAAAGAAAACCGTCTTTACCGCCTCGTCGCACTTGCGATGCTGGCAGCCGTTTCCTATGTGTTGATGTTGTTGAATTTTCCTCTGCCGGCGTTTCCGCCGTATTTGAAAATGGACTTCAGCGATATTCCTGCCTTGATCGGCGCGCTCTTGTTCGGTCCGGCGGCAGGCATTATCATCGAGGCCGTCAAGAACCTTTTGCATTATGTAACACAACCCGGTCCGGCGGGCGTTCCGATCGGGGAATTGGCGAATTTCGTTGCCGGGCTGTTGTTGATTTTACCGGTTGCTTTGCTCGCCAGAAGAATAGGCTCGTCGAAAAAGCGGGTCATTGCCGGAATATTGGCCGGCGTCGTTTTAATGGCTGTAGTCATGAGTATCTTAAACTACTTCGTGCTGCTGCCGGCTTACATGTGGTTTCTGCACTTCCCCCACATGACATCGGATGCTATGGTGAAACTTGTAACCGTGGCCATTCTTCCTTTTAATCTCATTAAAGGTGCGTTGACGGGCGTCGTCTTCCTCGTGCTTTACCCGAAACTGAAGCCGTTGATTCAGCGCTACCAACCGAAGAAAAAACTGCGTGCCGTATAAACACCAAAGCCGCCCCTCGCTTGAGCAGGGGCGGTTTCTTTGCGCCAAAAGCAAGCTATCGAAACGTTTCCTCCATTTGTGATGCCAAGGTTCCCCGAAATGCTGATAAATGTGGTACACTCTTTACGAAACGAGGTGAGGGCATGTCCAAGAAAAAGAAGAAGAATACTCGCAATAAGATTCCTAATCGAACGCGCAAGACAAAGGCAGGAAGGGTACAGACGATAATGTTTGCGACCTTAATCGCGCTCATTGTCTTGATTGTCGGGGTGATGGTGTATGCCGGAGTGGCGAAACATCAAGAAGATGCTGCCGGACGTGCGAGTTTTGACTATAGTCGATACCCCGTAATGGGCGATCCGGACGCACCGGTGAAAATCGTCGAGTTCGGTGACTACAAATGCC
This portion of the Bacillales bacterium genome encodes:
- a CDS encoding ECF transporter S component, whose amino-acid sequence is MQKENRLYRLVALAMLAAVSYVLMLLNFPLPAFPPYLKMDFSDIPALIGALLFGPAAGIIIEAVKNLLHYVTQPGPAGVPIGELANFVAGLLLILPVALLARRIGSSKKRVIAGILAGVVLMAVVMSILNYFVLLPAYMWFLHFPHMTSDAMVKLVTVAILPFNLIKGALTGVVFLVLYPKLKPLIQRYQPKKKLRAV
- a CDS encoding thioredoxin family protein, with the translated sequence MLSVAVDGRGAEVVKPHVEGTTFKTVVDEKNEWAHRFGFKVVPNGIFLDEDGTIRMIKERFEVTNEDHVKAVEQLIRGEVEKVEFEEEPLKRVPNMQTAWAQTKFKLGMEYARQGKTTEALQELDEALALDPDNFLIRKQRWYIRFPEKFVPEIDFAWQQEQLKKEKKAEAEGVRIESGGIICGPDGCTIPGMNTKDK